The Hippoglossus hippoglossus isolate fHipHip1 chromosome 4, fHipHip1.pri, whole genome shotgun sequence DNA window ATTACTGAGAAGAGGTAGAAAACCTGCAAAAACCACCATGATCATCAAAGACTTGTTTTACCTGAGTAATAGCTCCTGCTGTTTGGTTGCTGAAGGAAGGATCGCAGAACCATTTTGTGCCCTGCGTCCTCTGAAGGACGGGAGTGCGTCTGTCATGCCAACACTTTGCTTGTTTCTGAGCCGAGGGATGAACCGgagcaaagcaaagcaaaaccAAGCACACTGCACCACAGCGTACAGATCTTTTCCAATGCATTGGCGTGTGTATCCAGGGATCCATGTGAGTCTAACGCAGTCTGTCTTTgacaactcctcctcctcctcttctggtAAACGCTGCCGCAACTAAACCTTGGAGCTTTTGATGTGAGATGCATGAAGAGAAGTTGGACTGTGAGAAACATAGAGTGTGAATGACTGTGTTCACACAGACGGGTTCAAAGTTCACCGAGGTGTGGTTGCACTTACACACATTAAGCAGCAGTGAACTGGTTGAACAATAAAGCGCAGACAGGCAACAGATTAAAGTGGTTATCACTTTATTATCAGTCAGTCCATGAGTTAAAACATTCCAGCTCATCCAGTAAATAGCTGATAGAAAATACAGTTCATAAtgattgaaaaaaacatttagttgcattgaaatgaaaataaagacacattATTTTGTCCCCAACAGTTTCAAGTTGAGGCCTAGATttgaaatttaattttttttaatcatacaCTATACCCTCCATCCCTTGCCCTCTCTATATATCATTTCTACAAATACAAGagttactgtaaataaaaaaaggttttgcagTCTGAAGATAATTCACAAACAGGACAcccacattcattttatttagtaCAGTCGTTTAAATCAGTTGTTAAAGCAAGACCATGTAACTTGTGTATCAGCCACTGACAGCAGTTAAAACCTGGTAAgaacagaaagtgaaatatATCCACATGTGGTCACAGAATCGGGAAGCTTGGTGAACTTCTGTAGCTGCTGAGTTAAGCACTAGTATGGTATCAAGTCCATGATAGGAATGAGGCTTTAGGAGCTTCATCCTATTTTCTCCCTATTGTGCTTTATGCTCTTTTGTTACATTTTGCCAGGAAGAGTTTTTGACATGCTGTGCCTTTCACTCACTtgaatacataaatatttaaaattatattttcaacaCGTTAGAGATAAAAAACCTAACCAAACCTAAAATATGTTCATTCAGTTTGTACCACTGACTCCTGTTCAACCTCGGCTCCTCAGTGGAGCAGTTTATCCAACGGAGGAGGTCAAATAAAAGTGGACGGGGCATCGCAGCTAATAACCCATGATGGATTCCTCCATTTTGTACTCCCcagctctcctctccctccacaaCCCTCAGAGTTCAGCACTGTGCAAGATGCCTCGTTAAACATGTAGGTTAACTGTACAAACCTTTGGGTCAAATTTGAATAAAGTTACTCACTTTTAAAAACGTGCAACTTCAATATTtctattaaatatgttttatataatcCATTATTTTGTAGTATTCACACATGAATTGATTGATTTCCCAAATTCTAACGTGAGTGGACCTTTGTGGGGTGATTTTAAATGCTAAAATGTTTTGTACTGAGCTAAAATGCTAAAACTTGTGTAAAAGTAGCACACGTAGAGAGGTCACTAATGTCTGACACTAATATAGGTTCACTAACATTAGCCAAAATTAGCCACCATGCAGGTCAAAGAAAAGTTCTAGTTGCAAGATCCCATAgtaaattgaattatttttttatttaacttttccCTTGTAAGTGTCGGAATGTGTAATTACCTGTGTCCACAGTTTATTCTGTCCAAAGAAGGCCATAGTTTTGTTgaaatttttaaataaattttcCATATTTGGTGAGTTTGAcctattaaaaaacatttcaaagacaTATTGAATCTTGTGTTCGTCCCTGAGAGAAACGATGTGTTCACTGTACAAGGCTGATGTGGGTCTTTCCACAAAACAAGGTTCAGCAGAGAGTTTAGAAAGTATGGATGAATTTACACATGATATTAGCAGTATGAGCAATGACTGAGGTTTTTTAGCTCCTCTGACAGACCAGAcaaattttttttgtgttaaatctTGACTCTGAAGCATCTTATCAGAATCATATAATAGGGTACAGGGCATAACTTGCAATGCCACATGTGTTACTGCCGTCCCGGACCATTCGCATGTAGCCGCCTTCACCCCAGCTGCTGCCCCAGCTGTAAACATATAACCAAAAATCATATTAGAACAGTGACAGCAAATACTTGTACATTTAGTATCATAGAAAATATAgtctttaaagtttttatttaaaatgatcctGTGTTACTCTGCTGTCAGTGCACAGAGTTGTTCTGACCTGTTTTTTAAGATCCAGTAGTCTTGTCCTCCGTCAGAGCCGTAACCAACCAGCAGAACAGCGTGACTCAGATTATTAGGGTTACAGGTCGGCTCATCGTATATTCCTAGGAGTTCAATTTAAACACATATTATCAGATTGTTtgaccagtaggtggcagtaaaGATAAACTGCAAAGATGACATTAACATATCAATTTGATCAATATGGGGAACTCAGAATATCTTGTTTGAAACATTCAGTGTTTACAAAGAAGCTTTAGCTTTCATTGGAGTTGGGTTTCTGTTTATGATGGATTCAAATGTTCACTCCAAGTATGAACAACATGCACGTATTTTACTATGTAcatatttaatcaattaaatatCTGACATTATGATTTTATATAAGAGAATCAACCTGAGCTGTAGAACAGGAAGCTTGCATGATCCGCATCAATGGCCACTGTGATTGGACCAATGGTTGCCACAGCGTCAGCCAGGGCCTGCTCGTCTCCTTTGGGTATGAACCTGTAGTCTTTGATATGAGCGACCGCAAGTCTGCTGTCGTAATAACAGGGCTGAGTATCCTGTGGAGAGAAAATCAGAGCTGAACGTTAACAATGTGCTGGAAACAGACAGATTTACTTTTTCACTGTTCTGATGTAGACGCAGGCTGCAGCCTCACCACTGAGGTGTACGGGTAGGTGCTTGTCGACTGAAGCCCGTTGTTCACCACATAGTCGTAGGCGTTGCCCATCCAGGCACCGCTGCAGCCAAAGGTGCCGTATGCTTTGGAGCAGTCCACCAAGTTTTGCTCACTCAAGGAGACAAGCTGACCGGTTTTCTTGTAGATTTGTCCCTCGATAGCTCCTGTGGTGCTGAAGGCCCAGCAGGAGCCACAGTAACCCTGAGAAGAGAATTCAAAATCACTTCCTGATTCGGTCTGGATAAAAAAACTCTTTCTGTATGTGGATGTACGAGTGTCTCACCTGATCTTTCACCTCAGTGACATAACCCATGTTCCTGTAGTCGACAAACCAAGCATCTAACTTCCGAGCATTGTTGTGCAGCCTTCGAGCAGAGACCGTCTTCCCTCTGTGCACAAACTGGGCGTTTATCGCGGCACCTTGCAACACCTGGGATTCTTGTTGTGTCTATGTACAGAGAACATATAGATGATTACTTTTCCAATTATTCATGTTCAGATATCAGATAATGAATACAACATATCTATAATGCAAATGGACGTGTAAATGTCCTGTACttataaagtgcttttctagtcttgatgactttacagtacagttgtgccacagtgtatctgtgtgcagcactgtcTCTGTCATACAATCAGTGTCTTGTACAAGGAAACTTCAACGtgcagaatgggggagactgggaccAACCGCCGACCCtgtggttagtggacaacccactcttCCTCCACAGCCACCCTCAATAGTGGGGAAATGCACTTTGTCAGACAGAAACCACTCTTACAGACTTCACCAAGTTAGATACAGGCAGCTTTAACATGCAGGCTTGAAACTGGGGTAAATGGCCAGCCTGGCCTTGTCCATAGGTCTGGATTAAACATATGAGATATATGTTCATTAGCTTTGTTAATATGTGAAGTTTGTTACTTTTGCATACACACAAATTTAGTCTGTAATTTAATTTCACTCTAAACAAGCGTTTCTCTGTGACTTTGATTCGTTAGTTTGAGCAGAGATGATTTTAACATAGTGTGTAAAATACCAGTCCGTACCAGGTCTCCATATTTATTCATAGCCATAGCGAACGGCCTGATCCCCATAAAAAAACCTTGATTATTGTCATTGATCTTCTGCTTGTTCTCCTCCCAGATCGCCCTCCTCTGCATGTCGTCctgcaggataacacaaaaaacacacatcaagaAAGAACTCCTGTGACTCGCAATACATGTGAAGTCACGTCTGTCCTTGTGCTTTAAGATGAGGGGTCAGTCTCACCAGATCATCGTAGGTTACGCCGTTGCTGCTCTTCCAGATCTCCCAGTCAGTCAGGATCCCCTCATCCGAGTCGGACGCCACACGCCTCGGGCTGCACAACAGGACAGAGAGCAGGGCTGCCCTCAGCAAGAAGCCAGACTGATGAGCTGAAAGGACAAGAGATTTGTTGTGATCAGGTTGTCTGTAAATTGTTCTGTCATTCATAGTACCAACAGTGGAAAAACTGATGACTGGTTTCAGATGTTGGTTTCCCTTGTGTTCCAtataagattttaaaaagtcctAAGCATCTTACCTGCATTGATGTGAGTTTGTTTTGTCCCCATGGTCTTGGAGCAACTCTGGACAGTGAAGCAGCCCCAGCCTGGCTGTCGTCCGACCTTATAAAGCTTTACAATAAGTATATGCTTCCACTATACTTTTACGGAATCCCTAAATCAACACCTGTGACTGCACCTGAGAAGGATATTAGTCAACAAAAATAAGATGctttccctgctcctcctctgtaatACCTCATTATCATTTACAGATGGTCAAAGGTGCAATCTTGAAAATCCCTCAAATACCGGTTTATAATTGAACACAACACCTGACATATTACTTTCCAAAACCAGAggtggaaaaaacacacagaccctTTATTAACTTAAAAATATTCCATTACAATTAAAAGTTCTGCATCCAAAATTCTATCTGGGTGAAAGTGCAAAAAGATTTTCAACAATTTTAATGTAGCTTGAACTGGTTTTATATGTTAAGTTTATCATCCATTAGTTCCCAACGTGGAGTCAAACAAAAGGTCACAAGATTAAATGATTGAAAGGTGATTTATgggagagggaagaaaaaattcagattaaaatatgtttcatttattacctctgccaattGGAGGTTATGTCTTAATCTGCGGTTGTTTGTTATTAAGCAGGATTAGACAAACACGACTGAATGGATTACCATTCAATTTAAAGGAAGGATGCGATATGTGTCAGAGAAGAACCAAGTAAATCTTGGTGTGGATCCgaatcagggggcagatccaagaaTCATTGGACATTTAACAGTGAATGTATTCAAACCATTTGAGACATTTAAAGGGGCGAATCAACAACATCATTCTACACTTGAATGAGGGGCTCTATTTAGACACTGCAGGgtcacaaaacaaagaaataaccTTGTCTTTAAAAAAGCTCATCAAAATACTTTTTGAATGCAGATGGgcgcccacattgagtctggttctattggaggtttcttcctgttaagaGTAAgttctttctctccacagtcgcaaagtgtttgctcattgtgggaactgttgggtttctctataatattgtgaGATCTCAACCTTACTATGTACTAAGTGCCTTGTACTTActaagtgccttgagataacgCTCGTGTGATTTAGCGCTgtagttagttagttattttATTGATACAGATAGACAGAAAACATGTGGGTCCGAACAATATATAAGGCATTCATTTACAAAGAAAACCCAtttgtagagaaaaaaaaagatattaaaagCTAATACAGTCATTTTCGATGGTTTAATGGCACTCAAGTCAAGTATGGAACATAACTATGATTCTTTtatctatacatatatatgcaaatttacattttaaatataacattttttatCCAATAAGTAGCCAATGCAGTTGTCAAATAAAACTTGAAGGATAAATGTgcaatataataataagaacaacaacaacaacaacaacaacaacaattgttattatattttcatataaattaCAATATACAATCACtacatataaataatacatgtttaTACAAATTGTACTAGAATAGATGTATGAAGTAATAACATGGAAATACTCaagcacaataataataaatgtgtcaCCATGGTTACTGTATCCCTCCCCCTGGCTCCACGCTGTCACCTGACTGAGGTTGTGTTCGGTAGCGCCCCCCGGTGGTGGGCTGAGTGCAGCACTGACTGCAGAGGATGAGCTCAGCTGACTGTCTGTGTTGTTATTATGCCTCCGGACAGGCGCCGCCAACACCCAAACACAGTGCGACACAACAGGCTCAGCTCAGCGTCTAATGAGTGAGTGTGCAGGAAGAAACATGAGTCACGACTGAAGTCTGCGCCATGTCTGTCAAGGTAAAGCTGCTCTCTGCGTCCATCCATCCTGCTGTGCACGCACCGTGAGGGCctggcacagaaacacagcttCCTCTCAAACTGTACTCTACATTCACtcgcatcatcatcatcatcatcatcactgtttATTTAACTGTACATCACTGTGAGCTAAGGTTTaactggctgtgtgtgtgtgtgtgtgtgtgtgtgtgtgtgtgtgtgtgtgtgtgtgtgtgtgtgtgtgtgtgtgtgtgtgtgtttgtgcttgtgcatgtctatctatagttaagagggccaattttggtttaATGCtgtcattgtgaggacattttggctggtcctcacaaattcaaagggtttgttgtgtttttgtgagggttaagacttggttttgggGTTAGGGCTAAAGTTAGGGTTAAGGTAATAGTTAGGGCTAAGGTAAAAGTTAGGCCTATGTAAGGGTTCGTGCGAGGGTAAGGGTTAGGGCTAAGATAAGGGTTAGTGCTAGGGTAAGGGGTAGGGCTAAGACAAGGGTTAGTGCTAAGATAAGGGTTAGTGCTAGGGTAAGGGGTAGGGCTAAGACAAGGGTCAGTGCTAAGATAAGGGTTAATACTAGGGTAAGGATTAGGGTTATGGTAAGGGTTAGGTCTAAGGTAAGGGTTAGTGCGAGGATaagggttaagggttaggggTAACGTTTAGGGTTAAGGGAAGGATTAGCATTAGGCATTAAGTCGATGAggaatcagtgtgtgtttgtgtgatacaTTATGAGGACCCTACCATATGGGGACAACAGCATGTCagcataatgtaaatcattacaaTTTAAGGTGAAGATTGTTTTAAAttcaggtttaggtttaggttagagttaggcaagtagtaactacATGGTtgaggttagagtaagtctccaggaatTCACTGTAAGTCAATGTAAGGTCCTCCTAAGTGATGGAgacacaactctgtgtgtgtgtgtgtgtgtgtgtgtgtgtgtgtgtgtgtgtgtgtgtgtgtgtgtgtgtgtgtgtgtgtg harbors:
- the cts12 gene encoding cathepsin L1, which encodes MGTKQTHINAAHQSGFLLRAALLSVLLCSPRRVASDSDEGILTDWEIWKSSNGVTYDDLDDMQRRAIWEENKQKINDNNQGFFMGIRPFAMAMNKYGDLTQQESQVLQGAAINAQFVHRGKTVSARRLHNNARKLDAWFVDYRNMGYVTEVKDQGYCGSCWAFSTTGAIEGQIYKKTGQLVSLSEQNLVDCSKAYGTFGCSGAWMGNAYDYVVNNGLQSTSTYPYTSVDTQPCYYDSRLAVAHIKDYRFIPKGDEQALADAVATIGPITVAIDADHASFLFYSSGIYDEPTCNPNNLSHAVLLVGYGSDGGQDYWILKNSWGSSWGEGGYMRMVRDGSNTCGIASYALYPII